The following are encoded in a window of Methylicorpusculum oleiharenae genomic DNA:
- a CDS encoding M48 family metalloprotease — protein sequence MIKNPAKFFAVYLVLATYSAAALDLEPEKFNLPDIGDSSGTLISPVQEQELGEAFFRSLNSQIDVNQDVEIQEYIETIGSKLVANSDSPGNPFHFFVVNDNAINAFAGPGGFIGVNSGLILTTEAESELASVMAHEIAHVTQRHLYRAFEAASRLSIPTAAATLAAILLGTQSPELAQAAIVAVQASSIQFQIDFTRDNEMEADRVGMQTLANSKFDPRSMPIFFERLQQSSRYYGRGIPEFLRTHPVTSSRISDTRGRAEKYPYQQYPDSLGYLIAQAKLRVSTSHDLSSVQDYFKIRLNQGTVQQRAIARYGLGLVYLKQQQFNDAAVLFKQLMTEYPEQTHYVTAMAKTAQESRDYPAALNLYKKALFQFPGNTALKMDYISTLLKIGKPEEAREIMLLLTPKIKQSALYLKLLAQIYSDLQQPAESHRHLAEYYYKLGQNEAAIIQIKLAQKAAGLSQHLSAILDERLAFFINEERERKLDR from the coding sequence ATGATAAAAAATCCCGCTAAATTTTTTGCCGTTTATTTAGTCCTTGCAACATACAGCGCTGCAGCTCTTGACCTGGAACCCGAAAAATTCAATCTGCCGGATATCGGTGATTCTTCAGGTACACTGATTTCCCCGGTACAGGAACAAGAACTGGGTGAAGCTTTTTTCAGAAGCTTGAATTCACAGATTGATGTCAACCAGGATGTTGAAATTCAAGAGTACATTGAAACCATAGGCAGCAAGCTTGTTGCAAACAGTGATTCACCCGGCAATCCGTTTCATTTTTTTGTGGTTAATGATAATGCCATCAATGCGTTTGCAGGCCCCGGCGGCTTCATAGGCGTTAATTCGGGATTAATTTTAACAACTGAAGCGGAAAGTGAATTAGCCTCGGTAATGGCTCACGAAATTGCACACGTTACACAGCGCCATCTTTACCGCGCCTTCGAAGCCGCCAGCCGCTTGTCTATTCCAACCGCAGCAGCAACGCTGGCGGCCATACTGTTAGGCACACAGTCTCCAGAACTGGCTCAGGCCGCTATTGTGGCGGTCCAAGCCAGCAGCATACAATTTCAAATCGACTTTACCCGTGATAATGAAATGGAAGCGGACAGGGTCGGCATGCAGACATTGGCTAATTCAAAGTTTGATCCACGCAGTATGCCGATTTTTTTTGAACGACTACAACAATCAAGCCGATATTACGGACGCGGCATTCCTGAATTTTTAAGAACTCACCCGGTTACATCATCTCGAATCTCAGACACTCGGGGACGTGCTGAAAAATATCCTTATCAGCAATACCCTGATTCGCTGGGCTACCTCATCGCCCAGGCAAAACTTCGGGTAAGCACGAGCCATGATTTATCTTCAGTGCAAGACTATTTTAAAATCCGGCTTAACCAGGGAACGGTCCAACAACGAGCGATAGCCCGCTATGGATTGGGTCTGGTTTATTTGAAACAGCAACAATTTAACGATGCTGCCGTACTCTTTAAGCAATTGATGACCGAATATCCGGAACAAACTCATTATGTAACGGCAATGGCTAAAACGGCTCAAGAATCCCGTGACTACCCCGCCGCTCTGAATTTATATAAAAAAGCGCTCTTTCAGTTTCCGGGGAATACAGCGCTAAAAATGGATTACATCAGCACGCTTCTGAAGATAGGCAAACCGGAAGAGGCAAGAGAAATCATGCTGTTGCTAACCCCTAAAATCAAACAGAGCGCCCTTTATCTTAAGCTCCTGGCTCAAATTTACAGTGATTTACAGCAACCTGCGGAATCTCACCGTCATCTTGCCGAATACTATTACAAACTGGGGCAAAATGAAGCGGCAATCATACAAATTAAACTCGCTCAAAAGGCGGCCGGATTAAGCCAACATCTTTCTGCGATTCTAGATGAGCGCTTGGCATTTTTTATCAACGAAGAACGCGAGCGTAAACTTGACCGATAG
- the tusD gene encoding sulfurtransferase complex subunit TusD — translation MKFTLQIDSSPTAGQSGYYAYRFACELIKAGHQVIRIFFYREGIYHGYRYSTPPDDELNFSRLWSALSQAHSIDLVICVSAAQRRGLLHPDEAQRQGKLDNDLAEGFRISGLGQMIEASLLADRLIVFP, via the coding sequence ATGAAATTCACTCTTCAGATCGACAGCAGTCCTACTGCCGGACAAAGCGGTTACTATGCTTATCGTTTCGCTTGTGAGCTGATAAAGGCGGGTCATCAGGTCATCAGGATATTTTTTTATCGGGAAGGTATCTATCACGGTTACCGTTATTCCACGCCGCCGGACGATGAGCTGAATTTCTCGCGTTTATGGTCGGCTTTGTCACAGGCGCACTCTATTGATTTGGTCATTTGTGTTTCGGCGGCTCAACGCCGGGGCTTATTACACCCGGATGAAGCCCAAAGACAGGGAAAATTGGATAATGATCTTGCAGAAGGTTTTCGAATTTCGGGTCTGGGGCAAATGATCGAGGCTTCTTTATTAGCGGATCGACTGATCGTTTTCCCGTGA
- the tusC gene encoding sulfurtransferase complex subunit TusC, whose product MKKFLFIISKSASGVSVQEALDQIMIAAAFDQAVSLLFIDDGVFQIKKNQRPDALGLKATASIFEALEVYDVNAFYAETESLEQSGLTVQDLCLPVKLLARNQIAEFIKQHECILPG is encoded by the coding sequence ATGAAAAAGTTTCTATTTATTATCAGCAAATCAGCGAGTGGGGTGTCTGTTCAGGAAGCGCTTGATCAGATCATGATCGCAGCAGCTTTTGATCAGGCTGTGTCTTTGCTGTTTATTGATGACGGCGTATTTCAAATTAAAAAAAATCAGCGTCCTGATGCACTGGGATTGAAAGCGACTGCCTCAATTTTCGAAGCACTGGAAGTTTACGATGTTAATGCTTTTTATGCGGAAACGGAATCGCTAGAGCAAAGCGGCTTAACTGTTCAGGATTTGTGTTTACCCGTTAAATTGCTTGCCAGAAACCAAATTGCCGAATTTATAAAGCAACATGAGTGCATTTTGCCCGGTTGA